From a single Halorussus limi genomic region:
- a CDS encoding glucosamine inositolphosphorylceramide transferase family protein: MKRNSPSELRDEVVHSLRARLGNVPVVRQLSWRVGKTLHHTVPRVVGGSGSSRSSADDRQTDPSARRCYTGETIPTYPYRDAPFDPIALRPSPDAANPVLTARDVTDYGRVGGVADPFLFVTASGEWHMFFEIFNQDADPTAVIGHATSPDGGSSWEYDRVVLRTDAHLSFPYVFAWEGTHYLLPDPWDKSSGTAEIRLYEAQNFPYDWTEAATILSPDSPVSDTVVFRWGGRWWAVAGDERDLYAYHSPRLRSDDWQPHADNPVVEDRPRAARPAGRPIVRENRVLLFLQQCIAGYGEQVRTFEITDLTPESYADAELDSSPTIRASDSSVGWNSGKMHHVDPWFDGTTWRCAVDGNIDWGRGVFGHNWSIGMYESVASASRPADAREERNTLSPEFQR, translated from the coding sequence ATGAAACGGAACTCGCCCTCCGAACTCCGCGACGAGGTCGTCCATTCCCTCCGGGCGCGACTCGGCAACGTCCCGGTGGTCCGTCAGCTGAGCTGGCGGGTCGGCAAGACGCTCCACCACACGGTCCCGCGGGTAGTCGGTGGCTCGGGTTCGAGTCGGTCGTCGGCCGACGACCGGCAGACGGACCCGTCCGCTCGGCGGTGCTACACCGGCGAGACGATTCCGACGTATCCGTACCGCGACGCTCCCTTCGACCCGATAGCCCTCCGGCCGTCGCCCGACGCGGCCAACCCCGTCCTGACCGCCCGCGACGTGACCGACTACGGGCGCGTCGGCGGCGTGGCCGACCCGTTCCTGTTCGTCACCGCGTCGGGCGAGTGGCACATGTTCTTCGAAATCTTCAATCAGGACGCCGACCCGACGGCCGTCATCGGGCACGCGACCAGTCCCGACGGCGGGTCGTCGTGGGAGTACGACCGCGTCGTGTTGCGGACCGACGCCCACCTCTCGTTCCCGTACGTGTTCGCGTGGGAGGGGACCCACTACCTCCTGCCCGACCCGTGGGACAAGTCGTCGGGGACCGCCGAGATTCGACTCTACGAGGCCCAAAACTTCCCCTACGACTGGACCGAGGCGGCGACGATACTGTCGCCCGACTCCCCCGTGAGCGACACCGTCGTCTTCCGGTGGGGCGGTCGCTGGTGGGCCGTCGCGGGCGACGAGCGCGACCTGTACGCCTACCACTCGCCGCGACTCCGGTCCGACGACTGGCAACCTCACGCCGACAACCCCGTCGTCGAGGACCGGCCGCGCGCGGCCCGGCCCGCGGGCCGACCAATCGTGCGCGAGAACCGAGTCCTGCTGTTCCTCCAGCAGTGTATCGCGGGCTACGGCGAGCAGGTCCGGACCTTCGAAATCACGGACCTCACGCCGGAGAGCTACGCGGACGCGGAACTCGACTCGTCGCCGACGATTCGGGCCAGCGACTCGTCGGTCGGGTGGAACTCGGGGAAGATGCACCACGTCGACCCGTGGTTCGACGGCACGACGTGGCGGTGCGCGGTGGACGGCAACATCGACTGGGGCCGGGGCGTCTTCGGCCACAACTGGTCAATCGGGATGTACGAGAGCGTCGCGTCGGCCTCTCGCCCCGCCGACGCCCGCGAGGAGCGGAACACGCTCAGTCCGGAGTTCCAGCGGTAG
- a CDS encoding glycosyltransferase → MTQVAFVEPYYESVTGAQQSMLPLLTDTDSFDATLVVPSEGALATEARERGVSVDVVGLPDELDRSGDELLDTHPASLLSTAAGVTGYPRKIVRYLRERDYDAVYCNSLKAVVLFGPAAKLLGIPVVWYVRIDTPISVLDTLAHRLADHVITISDGTKTRFDGPLTRDGKATTIYTGVDLDEFSATSADDRDAPDFPFADRDGPIIAEVATIQPRKGQHHLVDAVGAVADSLGDFELVFAGEASDEAYKHGSDYAESLRRRVADAGIEDRTTFLGWCDDVPSLLAEIDLFVLPSYNEGLPRSIMEAFALGVPVVATPAGGTRELVAHGENGFIVPKGSTDELADALERLGSDSDRRARMGRNARRTVVEQFSQERYVENFETYLAEEVL, encoded by the coding sequence GTGACGCAGGTCGCCTTCGTAGAGCCGTATTACGAGAGCGTGACGGGGGCCCAGCAGTCGATGCTCCCGCTGTTGACCGACACCGACTCGTTCGACGCGACGCTGGTCGTCCCGAGCGAGGGAGCGCTCGCTACCGAGGCCCGCGAGCGCGGCGTATCGGTGGACGTAGTGGGCCTCCCCGACGAACTCGACCGGTCGGGCGACGAACTGCTCGACACCCACCCCGCGTCGCTGCTGTCCACCGCCGCGGGCGTGACGGGGTACCCGCGCAAAATCGTGCGCTACCTCCGGGAGCGCGACTACGACGCCGTCTACTGCAACAGTCTGAAAGCGGTCGTCCTCTTCGGCCCGGCGGCGAAGCTTCTGGGGATTCCCGTCGTCTGGTACGTCCGCATCGACACGCCGATTTCCGTCCTCGACACGCTCGCGCACCGCCTCGCCGACCACGTCATCACCATCTCGGACGGGACCAAGACCCGGTTCGACGGGCCGCTGACCCGCGACGGGAAGGCGACGACCATCTACACCGGCGTCGATTTGGACGAGTTCTCGGCGACGAGCGCCGACGACCGCGACGCTCCGGACTTCCCGTTCGCCGACCGCGACGGGCCGATAATCGCCGAGGTGGCGACGATTCAGCCTCGAAAGGGCCAACACCACCTCGTGGACGCGGTCGGAGCGGTCGCCGACTCGCTGGGCGACTTCGAACTCGTCTTCGCTGGCGAGGCGTCCGACGAGGCGTACAAGCACGGCAGCGACTACGCGGAGTCGCTCCGTCGGCGCGTCGCTGACGCGGGCATCGAGGACCGGACCACCTTCCTCGGGTGGTGCGACGACGTGCCCTCCCTGCTCGCGGAAATCGACCTCTTCGTCCTGCCGTCGTACAACGAGGGGCTTCCCCGGAGCATCATGGAGGCGTTCGCGCTCGGCGTCCCGGTGGTGGCGACGCCCGCGGGCGGCACCCGGGAACTCGTCGCCCACGGCGAGAACGGATTTATCGTCCCGAAGGGTTCGACCGACGAACTCGCCGACGCGCTCGAACGACTCGGCTCCGACTCGGACCGCCGCGCCCGCATGGGTCGGAACGCGCGCCGGACGGTCGTCGAGCAGTTCAGTCAAGAGCGGTACGTCGAGAACTTCGAGACGTATCTGGCCGAGGAAGTGCTGTAG
- a CDS encoding glycosyltransferase produces the protein MCHVLNALGDGGVQNLLLNMVERSESNVEHSISYLNELETSLEPAFRARGVRTTDASPGGQFDPRAIPALARHARENDVDVLHAHLPWQQVVARLASLATDAVVVSTHHNLGDNTHPAVATAERATRPLDAATVAVSEAVRDRHAGRWLPGEDGWRVVHNGIDVPGFREEVRSRRVDGEVRDSASAAPRDTDETVADGGADERDSGGDADERTSDADERSLSGNEQNPTGDERNPADDAADEGGTTFLHVGRYIPGKSQIDLLHAMARVVEDHPDSHLYLVGWGDLEASLRDAADRLGVGANVSVTGYQSDVEAYYAMADAFVSSSLSEGFPITYIEAMAAELPVVSTAFGGAADIVADSETGFVVPTRDREGLAEAMLALESPETRREMGRAGYERAADLFDVGRTAAEYRRIYRESLGATAGTPD, from the coding sequence GTGTGTCACGTACTCAACGCGCTGGGGGACGGCGGGGTGCAGAACCTGCTGTTGAACATGGTAGAGCGTTCCGAGAGCAACGTCGAGCATTCCATTAGCTATCTGAACGAGTTGGAGACCTCGCTCGAACCGGCGTTTCGGGCGAGGGGCGTCCGGACGACCGACGCGAGTCCGGGCGGCCAGTTCGACCCGCGGGCGATCCCCGCGCTGGCGCGTCACGCCCGGGAGAACGACGTGGACGTGCTCCACGCCCACCTGCCGTGGCAACAGGTCGTCGCCAGACTCGCGAGTCTGGCGACCGACGCGGTCGTGGTCAGCACCCACCACAACCTCGGCGACAACACCCACCCGGCGGTCGCCACCGCCGAGCGAGCGACCAGACCGCTCGACGCGGCGACGGTCGCGGTGTCGGAGGCGGTCCGCGACCGGCACGCCGGGCGGTGGCTTCCGGGCGAGGACGGATGGCGCGTCGTCCACAACGGCATCGACGTGCCCGGATTCCGCGAGGAGGTCCGGTCGCGACGCGTCGACGGCGAGGTCCGCGACTCAGCGTCGGCCGCGCCGCGCGACACGGACGAGACGGTGGCCGACGGCGGTGCGGACGAACGAGATTCGGGCGGCGACGCTGACGAGCGAACTTCGGACGCCGACGAGCGGAGTCTGAGCGGCAACGAGCAGAATCCGACCGGCGACGAGCGAAACCCGGCCGACGACGCGGCGGACGAGGGAGGAACCACGTTCCTCCACGTCGGCCGGTACATCCCCGGCAAGTCCCAGATAGACCTGCTCCACGCGATGGCGCGCGTCGTCGAGGACCACCCCGACTCGCACCTCTACCTCGTCGGGTGGGGCGACCTCGAAGCGTCGCTGCGGGACGCTGCCGACCGCCTCGGCGTCGGGGCGAACGTCTCGGTCACGGGGTATCAGAGCGACGTGGAGGCCTACTACGCGATGGCCGACGCCTTCGTGTCGAGTTCGCTCTCGGAGGGGTTCCCGATAACCTACATCGAGGCGATGGCCGCGGAGTTGCCCGTGGTCTCGACGGCGTTCGGCGGGGCCGCCGACATCGTGGCCGACAGCGAGACCGGGTTCGTCGTGCCGACCCGCGACAGGGAGGGTCTCGCCGAGGCGATGCTGGCGCTGGAGTCGCCCGAGACGCGCCGCGAGATGGGGCGGGCGGGGTACGAGCGCGCGGCCGACCTGTTCGACGTGGGCCGCACCGCGGCGGAGTACCGCCGGATTTACCGGGAGAGCCTCGGCGCTACCGCTGGAACTCCGGACTGA
- a CDS encoding carboxylate--amine ligase: MSAKGGAGDGVVVPAITHPSSLACARSLGRRGFKTILVSEDESAEAFRSRYCDESVVVPSPSRDATAYKEALLGLARRSDVRTVLPVREKDVYLLSKYRDEFADHVGTPWPEFETLRTVQDRIRLYDAARKVGVPSPETHLLTECSDWSRPWIMKGRYSVLPTDSGAHGAGESRGLARPPTTRYLPAGERPDADRAVADMHHVPIVQEYLRSTDEYGFFALYDEGEAVATFQHRQIRGVHYSGGASAFRRSVEIPELERLGTRLLDHLDWHGVAMVEFLRDPDTGDFELMEINPRFWSSLPFTVQAGADFPYYAWLLANGDRDRIECDYEVGTAGHLLSGEASHLLSILADDTALVERPSFARTAADVLTSLVRHPRFDYLDPTDPLPFARYASNRIAGLSDRLVGSADEDDPASVPTEPPQRSRLEVNEPDFE; encoded by the coding sequence ATGTCTGCGAAAGGTGGAGCGGGGGACGGGGTCGTCGTGCCTGCGATAACGCATCCGAGTTCACTCGCTTGCGCACGGTCGCTGGGTCGCCGCGGTTTCAAAACGATACTGGTCTCGGAGGACGAGTCCGCCGAGGCGTTCCGGTCGCGGTACTGCGACGAGTCGGTCGTCGTGCCGTCGCCGTCCCGGGACGCCACGGCGTACAAGGAGGCGTTACTCGGCCTCGCGCGCCGGTCCGACGTTCGGACCGTCCTTCCGGTCCGAGAGAAGGACGTGTATCTCCTCTCGAAGTACCGCGACGAGTTCGCCGACCACGTCGGCACGCCGTGGCCGGAGTTCGAGACGCTGCGAACGGTCCAGGACCGGATTCGGCTCTACGACGCCGCCCGAAAGGTCGGCGTGCCCTCGCCGGAGACCCACCTGCTGACCGAGTGCTCGGACTGGTCGCGGCCGTGGATAATGAAGGGTCGATACTCGGTGTTGCCGACCGACAGCGGCGCGCACGGGGCGGGTGAGTCCCGCGGACTCGCCCGTCCGCCGACGACGCGCTACCTCCCGGCGGGCGAGCGTCCGGACGCCGACCGGGCCGTGGCCGACATGCACCACGTGCCCATCGTGCAGGAGTACCTGCGCTCGACCGACGAGTACGGCTTCTTCGCGCTCTACGACGAGGGCGAGGCGGTCGCCACCTTCCAGCACCGCCAGATTCGGGGCGTCCACTACAGCGGCGGCGCGAGCGCGTTCCGGCGGTCGGTCGAGATTCCGGAACTGGAGCGACTCGGCACGCGACTGCTCGACCACCTCGACTGGCACGGCGTGGCGATGGTCGAGTTCCTCCGCGACCCCGACACCGGCGACTTCGAACTCATGGAGATAAACCCGCGGTTCTGGTCGTCGCTCCCGTTCACCGTGCAGGCGGGCGCGGACTTCCCGTACTACGCGTGGCTGCTGGCGAACGGGGACCGCGACCGCATCGAGTGCGACTACGAGGTGGGCACGGCGGGTCACCTGCTGAGCGGGGAGGCCAGCCACCTGCTGAGCATCCTCGCCGACGACACCGCGCTCGTCGAGCGTCCGTCGTTCGCGAGGACGGCGGCGGACGTGCTGACCTCGCTGGTCCGCCACCCCCGCTTCGACTACCTCGACCCGACCGACCCCCTGCCGTTCGCCCGGTACGCGTCGAACCGAATCGCTGGGCTGTCGGACCGACTCGTCGGTTCCGCCGACGAGGACGACCCGGCGTCGGTGCCGACCGAACCGCCCCAGCGCTCGCGGCTGGAAGTGAACGAACCCGACTTCGAGTGA
- a CDS encoding DUF1616 domain-containing protein: protein MSRRPEFARRVGRLPLDLAAVAALDAVAAAALFVPAVRTTPIRVVVGLPFLLVLPGYALVAALFPENRFALSTDRTGGGAPGDPGVFLRHELDGIERLGLSVGASIVVVASIALGLDRSAVGLGTTSLVLSVGAFTLGVALLAVRRRERLPEDERFGRALGARLGSVRGELLSPDTRADAALNVVMAVSLLLAAGGTAYALTAGSGGEGDTELYLLSENEDGELVADSYPNTVAEARRSPLVVGLQNNEGEPTKYTVVAELHRVAGPPNATRIVAERELARYGVRVAPGESWQTRHVPRVQMRGDRLRLVYLLYRGTPPSDPSVRNADREVHLWLNGTAAASGTTTAASGATTAGNGTTTAGNGTAATRDGTAVTGDGTTAPNRDGFDRLGRWS, encoded by the coding sequence ATGAGTAGACGCCCGGAGTTCGCCCGACGAGTCGGACGGCTACCGCTCGACCTCGCGGCGGTGGCGGCGCTCGACGCGGTGGCGGCGGCGGCGCTGTTCGTCCCGGCCGTCCGGACGACCCCGATTCGGGTCGTCGTCGGCCTCCCGTTCCTGCTCGTTCTGCCGGGGTACGCGCTGGTCGCGGCGCTGTTCCCCGAGAACCGGTTCGCGCTCTCGACCGACCGGACCGGCGGGGGCGCGCCCGGCGACCCCGGGGTCTTCCTGCGCCACGAGTTGGACGGCATCGAGCGACTGGGGCTGTCGGTCGGAGCGAGCATCGTCGTCGTCGCGTCGATAGCGCTCGGACTCGACCGGTCGGCGGTGGGTCTCGGGACCACCTCGCTCGTCCTGTCGGTCGGCGCGTTCACGCTCGGCGTCGCGCTCCTCGCGGTCCGTCGGCGCGAGCGACTGCCCGAAGACGAACGGTTCGGGCGCGCTCTCGGCGCTCGACTCGGCTCCGTGCGCGGCGAACTCCTCAGTCCGGACACGCGAGCGGACGCCGCGCTCAACGTGGTGATGGCGGTGAGCCTGCTCCTCGCGGCCGGGGGCACGGCCTACGCGCTCACCGCCGGGTCCGGCGGCGAGGGCGACACCGAACTGTACCTGCTGTCGGAGAACGAGGACGGCGAACTCGTCGCCGACAGCTATCCGAACACGGTCGCCGAGGCGAGGCGGAGTCCGCTGGTCGTCGGCCTGCAGAACAACGAGGGCGAACCGACGAAGTACACCGTGGTCGCGGAACTCCACCGGGTGGCGGGACCGCCCAACGCGACCCGAATCGTCGCGGAGCGAGAACTCGCCCGGTACGGCGTTCGCGTTGCTCCCGGCGAGTCGTGGCAGACGCGCCACGTCCCCCGGGTGCAGATGCGCGGCGACCGACTCCGACTCGTCTACCTGCTCTACCGCGGTACCCCGCCGTCCGACCCGAGCGTCCGGAACGCGGACCGCGAGGTCCACCTCTGGCTGAACGGGACGGCGGCAGCGAGCGGAACGACGACGGCGGCGAGCGGAGCGACGACAGCAGGAAACGGAACGACGACAGCAGGAAACGGAACGGCGGCAACCAGAGACGGAACGGCGGTGACGGGAGACGGAACGACGGCCCCGAACCGTGACGGCTTCGACCGACTCGGGAGGTGGTCGTGA
- a CDS encoding flippase — MDIARSTLKLYVAQLGSAALVAGGLVFFSRELGAATMGVFFLFQAVLEMLMIPADFGVRGAVEKRISEGESPPDIFSTGLLLKAGLAAFAVAGILVFRGRLNEYIGAELALYLAVAVVLREFSWLMMRVLKGELRVEETATLKFVQKAVWIVGGGALVYLGWEVEGLVYGLIGGFAAVLVWGTWKVSTPLGRPSRERARSLVDYSKYNVVTSVQGYVGNWLDVVFIGFFLSQTHVGAYEVSWRVTTFVLLLSKAIAQSIFPQISEWSGEDATGRIERLITSVITPSVFLLIPALVGTALLARPILELVFGAEFGIASVSFVILMGFTLIRGFGVVFGRALGAIDEMRLAAISGVAATTSNVLLNAVLVFQFGLVGAATATLISSVVGTGLDVRFLSQHIDLELPVTELKYCAVSAGVMGVVVYLARSSIGVGTLWKLGAVIALGGATYGAAVLAFRPLRTRVLGTLPVGRLRRWSP, encoded by the coding sequence GTGGACATCGCCCGCTCGACGCTGAAGCTCTACGTCGCCCAACTCGGGAGCGCGGCGCTCGTGGCGGGCGGTCTCGTGTTCTTCTCCCGGGAACTGGGGGCCGCGACGATGGGGGTGTTCTTCCTCTTTCAGGCGGTGCTGGAGATGCTGATGATTCCCGCCGACTTCGGCGTCCGCGGGGCCGTCGAGAAGCGAATCAGCGAGGGCGAGAGTCCGCCCGACATCTTCAGCACCGGCCTGCTTCTGAAGGCGGGTCTCGCGGCGTTCGCCGTCGCGGGCATCCTCGTGTTCCGGGGGCGACTCAACGAGTACATCGGCGCGGAGTTGGCGCTCTACCTCGCGGTCGCAGTCGTCCTCCGGGAGTTCTCGTGGCTGATGATGCGGGTGCTGAAGGGCGAACTCCGAGTCGAGGAGACCGCGACCCTGAAGTTCGTCCAGAAGGCCGTCTGGATAGTTGGCGGCGGCGCGCTGGTCTACCTCGGGTGGGAGGTCGAAGGGCTGGTCTACGGCCTCATCGGCGGCTTCGCGGCCGTCCTCGTCTGGGGGACGTGGAAGGTCTCGACGCCGCTCGGCAGACCCTCCCGCGAGCGGGCCCGGTCGCTGGTGGACTACTCGAAGTACAACGTCGTCACGTCGGTGCAGGGCTACGTCGGTAACTGGCTCGACGTGGTGTTCATCGGCTTCTTCCTGAGCCAGACCCACGTCGGGGCCTACGAGGTGTCGTGGCGGGTGACGACGTTCGTCCTCCTGCTCAGCAAGGCCATCGCCCAGAGCATCTTCCCCCAGATAAGCGAGTGGAGCGGCGAGGACGCGACCGGGCGCATCGAGCGTCTCATCACCTCGGTCATCACGCCGTCGGTGTTCCTGCTGATTCCGGCGCTGGTCGGGACCGCCCTGCTCGCCCGACCGATTCTGGAACTGGTGTTCGGCGCGGAGTTCGGCATCGCCAGCGTCTCGTTCGTCATCCTGATGGGGTTCACGCTGATTCGGGGCTTCGGCGTCGTCTTCGGCCGGGCGCTCGGCGCGATAGACGAGATGCGACTCGCGGCCATCTCCGGGGTCGCCGCGACCACGAGTAACGTCCTCCTGAACGCGGTGCTGGTCTTCCAGTTCGGTCTCGTCGGCGCGGCGACGGCGACGTTAATCTCGTCGGTGGTGGGGACCGGTCTCGACGTGCGATTCCTCTCCCAACACATCGACCTCGAACTCCCGGTCACCGAACTGAAGTACTGCGCCGTCTCGGCGGGCGTGATGGGCGTCGTCGTCTACCTCGCGCGGTCGAGCATCGGCGTCGGGACCCTCTGGAAACTGGGCGCGGTCATCGCGCTGGGCGGCGCGACGTACGGGGCCGCGGTCTTGGCGTTCCGACCGCTCCGGACGCGGGTCCTCGGGACGCTTCCCGTCGGGCGACTCCGGAGGTGGTCGCCGTGA